A stretch of the uncultured Trichococcus sp. genome encodes the following:
- a CDS encoding LCP family protein produces MSGKRNRKRKKRWGLRIFFSLLAVLVLTAGGYVYSVYKNLNKTTDTIYTPVETQSVREAGVDLTQQTPISILLMGIDNGTEGRTEAGRSDSMIVVTINPKTQTTTMVSIPRDTFSEIVGNDSYDKINHAYWFGGAEMAINTVQKLLGIPIDYYASINMEGLKQMVDAVGGITVNSPLAFTSRGYTFVEGPNPMDGEAALAFSRMREEDPTQDTGRQDRQRLVIEAIIHNLIQTDMLLSYQEILYSLSANVETSLQMSDYLALQQNGYVSAVSNMKQDHLGGVGGLRNEIYYSFVDGAELNRVQSVLKTELELQ; encoded by the coding sequence ATGTCTGGAAAAAGAAACCGTAAGCGCAAAAAAAGATGGGGATTAAGAATCTTCTTCAGTCTGCTGGCTGTATTGGTTTTGACTGCAGGGGGCTATGTTTATTCCGTCTACAAGAATCTGAACAAAACAACCGACACGATTTACACGCCGGTAGAAACACAATCGGTCCGGGAGGCTGGGGTCGATCTGACGCAGCAGACGCCGATTTCGATTTTGTTGATGGGAATCGACAATGGTACCGAGGGAAGAACGGAAGCCGGAAGATCAGACTCGATGATTGTGGTGACGATCAATCCCAAAACGCAAACAACAACAATGGTCAGCATTCCAAGAGATACTTTTTCGGAGATTGTCGGCAATGACAGCTATGATAAAATCAATCACGCCTACTGGTTTGGCGGTGCGGAAATGGCGATCAACACGGTCCAGAAATTATTGGGAATACCGATCGATTACTACGCCTCCATCAATATGGAAGGCTTGAAACAGATGGTTGATGCAGTAGGCGGCATCACGGTCAACAGTCCGCTGGCCTTTACGTCAAGAGGCTATACTTTCGTGGAAGGTCCGAATCCAATGGACGGTGAAGCTGCTTTGGCCTTTTCCCGCATGCGGGAAGAAGACCCGACGCAAGACACAGGCCGACAAGACCGCCAACGGTTGGTCATCGAAGCGATCATCCATAACCTCATTCAGACGGACATGTTGTTGAGTTATCAAGAAATTTTGTACTCCTTGTCGGCTAATGTCGAAACAAGTCTGCAGATGAGCGACTATCTGGCGCTGCAGCAAAACGGATACGTATCTGCTGTGTCGAACATGAAACAAGACCATTTGGGCGGCGTAGGCGGTCTGCGCAATGAAATCTATTACAGCTTCGTGGACGGAGCCGAACTGAACCGGGTTCAATCGGTACTCAAAACGGAACTGGAATTGCAGTAA
- a CDS encoding LCP family protein encodes MNETRKSRQGKKRILRTVLSILMIAMVGVIAYMFKAYSDIGSTAESIYTEVSVVEMREESIEVETATQPISFVLLGVDTGTAEEERTETGRSDTIIVCTVNPNTRTTTLLSIPRDTYSEIMGYSNLYDYYGDYYDKMNHAYAFGGTEMSINTVQEFLNIPIDYYVEVNFDGLVDIVDAVGGIEITSPLTFDFYGPQFIEGETRILTGFEALQFARMRKQDPDGDLGRQRRQQMVIKAILDKVLTMGTVVNYKNILATLEDNVQLNITLDEIISIASGYRKSMENFQQFYVAGQEVYIDEIYYYYVNPEERLRLSNILRTELELPAATIADISTSGNEPYYDTQSYYGTDSSYTDTTYDSSTYGQSDVYTPNYSDPYFEETYTEDYDYEETDPYYEEDLYDSTYDSSY; translated from the coding sequence ATGAATGAAACCAGAAAAAGCAGACAGGGGAAAAAACGAATCTTGAGAACCGTCTTGTCCATCCTGATGATTGCGATGGTCGGTGTTATCGCCTACATGTTCAAGGCGTATTCCGATATCGGCAGCACTGCGGAATCGATCTATACCGAAGTGAGTGTTGTCGAAATGCGCGAAGAATCGATTGAAGTCGAGACGGCAACGCAACCGATTTCCTTCGTGTTATTGGGGGTTGACACCGGTACCGCTGAAGAGGAACGCACCGAAACAGGACGGAGCGACACAATCATTGTCTGTACGGTGAATCCGAATACGCGCACGACGACATTGTTGAGTATCCCGCGTGATACCTATTCGGAAATTATGGGTTACAGCAATCTATACGACTACTACGGTGACTACTATGACAAAATGAACCATGCCTATGCTTTCGGAGGCACGGAAATGTCCATCAATACGGTTCAAGAATTCCTGAATATACCGATCGATTATTACGTCGAAGTGAATTTTGATGGCTTGGTGGACATTGTCGATGCAGTCGGGGGAATCGAAATCACGAGCCCGTTGACTTTTGACTTCTATGGGCCGCAGTTTATCGAAGGTGAAACACGGATTCTGACAGGATTCGAAGCCCTTCAGTTTGCGCGCATGCGCAAGCAAGATCCGGATGGCGATCTTGGGAGACAAAGAAGACAACAGATGGTCATCAAAGCCATATTGGACAAAGTTTTGACGATGGGAACAGTCGTGAACTACAAAAACATCCTGGCGACTTTGGAGGACAATGTCCAATTGAACATAACCTTGGACGAAATCATTTCGATCGCCAGCGGTTACCGAAAGTCTATGGAGAACTTCCAGCAGTTCTATGTCGCAGGCCAAGAGGTCTATATCGATGAAATTTATTATTACTACGTAAATCCGGAAGAACGTTTGCGTCTGTCGAATATCCTGCGGACGGAGTTGGAGTTGCCGGCAGCGACAATCGCAGATATTTCGACATCGGGAAACGAACCCTATTATGATACACAATCCTACTACGGAACGGATTCTTCCTACACGGATACGACATACGATTCGTCCACGTACGGCCAAAGTGATGTTTATACGCCGAACTATTCCGATCCGTACTTTGAAGAAACCTATACCGAAGATTATGATTATGAGGAAACGGATCCTTATTACGAAGAAGATCTTTATGACTCAACATATGACTCAAGTTATTGA
- a CDS encoding CpsB/CapC family capsule biosynthesis tyrosine phosphatase yields MIDLHCHLLPGVDDGARTLEDSLAMAQQAVAEGISHILVTPHHKNGKYLNPKEAVQEATEALQTELDDRGIGLTLYPGQEIRINGELLEDIENGEILFVDEEEHYLLIEFPTLSIPHYTESLFFKLRQKGITPVIVHPERNQAVIDDPNILLPFIERGALAQVTASSYAGAFGKDIAKLSSQLIEANLVHILASDAHNTRGRGFHFQKAFAKLEAEFGSEKVAYFRQNAKNIFNGDVVLTEAPTEVIQKKKRCRLFSR; encoded by the coding sequence GTGATCGATCTGCATTGTCATCTGTTGCCTGGCGTCGATGACGGAGCTCGAACACTGGAGGATTCATTGGCGATGGCGCAGCAAGCCGTCGCCGAAGGGATCTCCCATATCCTAGTGACGCCGCATCATAAAAATGGTAAATATTTGAACCCAAAAGAGGCCGTGCAGGAAGCTACGGAGGCTCTGCAAACTGAATTGGATGACCGGGGAATCGGTCTGACACTTTATCCTGGACAAGAAATCCGTATCAACGGAGAATTACTGGAAGATATCGAGAATGGGGAGATATTGTTCGTTGATGAAGAAGAACATTATTTGTTGATTGAGTTTCCCACATTGTCGATCCCACATTACACAGAATCATTATTTTTTAAACTACGACAAAAAGGCATCACGCCGGTCATCGTTCATCCCGAACGGAACCAGGCCGTTATTGATGATCCAAATATATTGCTTCCTTTCATTGAAAGGGGCGCCTTGGCACAAGTTACTGCAAGCAGCTATGCAGGGGCATTCGGTAAAGATATCGCGAAGCTCAGCAGCCAACTGATTGAAGCCAACCTCGTGCATATCCTAGCATCTGATGCGCATAATACCCGCGGAAGAGGGTTTCATTTCCAGAAAGCTTTTGCAAAGCTTGAAGCCGAATTCGGTTCTGAGAAAGTTGCCTACTTCAGACAAAACGCAAAAAATATTTTTAATGGGGATGTTGTTCTTACAGAGGCACCGACTGAAGTGATTCAAAAGAAAAAAAGATGCCGACTTTTCAGCAGATGA
- a CDS encoding CpsD/CapB family tyrosine-protein kinase has translation MFGSSRKKIMKLDSQQRKGLSLISKLRPKSVIAEQYRTIRTNIQFSMIDRDVKSIVMTSSGPWEGKSTTAANLASVFTDQGKRVLLVDADLRKPTVQRTFGLSNIVGLTTLLSSPEQELTEVIQQVTGTDLYVLTSGPIPPNPSELLNSNRMNILMKRFEDMFDIIIYDMPPVTSVTDAQIMAAKADGVVFVIRHGVSHKDSVLNAKELLEMVNANILGVVFNGVEKKSAQSYYGYGYTNEVEA, from the coding sequence ATGTTTGGATCAAGCAGAAAGAAGATCATGAAGTTGGACAGCCAACAACGTAAAGGTCTAAGTCTAATCTCAAAATTGCGGCCGAAATCCGTTATCGCTGAGCAATATCGGACCATCCGTACAAATATACAATTTTCAATGATCGACCGCGATGTGAAATCCATCGTCATGACATCATCCGGTCCATGGGAAGGGAAATCAACTACAGCCGCAAACTTGGCATCGGTTTTTACCGACCAGGGCAAACGGGTTCTGTTGGTGGATGCCGACCTGCGCAAACCGACTGTGCAACGCACGTTCGGGCTGAGCAATATCGTGGGCTTGACGACGCTGTTGAGCTCACCGGAACAAGAACTTACTGAGGTTATCCAACAGGTGACCGGAACAGACTTGTATGTTTTGACAAGCGGACCGATTCCGCCGAATCCATCGGAATTATTGAACTCGAATCGGATGAACATACTGATGAAGCGATTTGAGGACATGTTCGACATCATCATTTATGATATGCCGCCGGTGACATCCGTAACGGATGCGCAGATCATGGCAGCAAAAGCGGACGGTGTTGTATTCGTGATCCGTCACGGCGTTTCACATAAAGATTCCGTACTGAATGCGAAAGAACTGTTGGAAATGGTCAATGCCAATATTTTGGGCGTTGTGTTCAATGGCGTTGAGAAGAAATCCGCGCAATCTTACTATGGCTATGGCTATACGAATGAGGTGGAAGCTTAG
- a CDS encoding Wzz/FepE/Etk N-terminal domain-containing protein, which yields MEEEISLYEICAILRQRVGRIIIWSLLGLLLAGLYTFFLVTPTYQSTSKIVVNQTQNAEQAITNTDIQTNLSLINTYQGIIKEPIILQDVLVSTGSDLSLEQLRNKISVQTEADSLVFGVTVTDENPYTAAELANATASSFEQKIGSILDVNSVTILSQAVVNTNAVSPNTPMNLVLGLLVGMMIGVGLAFLSEFMDKTVKDEKFIEQLGWSNLGSVLQMSEEELTATRFVQATSDVKSRKAKRRI from the coding sequence ATGGAGGAAGAAATATCTTTATATGAAATATGTGCAATATTAAGACAACGGGTCGGCAGAATCATCATTTGGAGCTTGCTGGGGTTACTGCTTGCGGGTCTGTATACATTCTTTTTAGTCACGCCTACTTACCAATCAACTTCCAAAATCGTGGTGAATCAGACACAGAATGCGGAACAGGCGATCACGAATACGGACATTCAGACGAACTTGAGCCTGATCAATACGTATCAGGGCATCATTAAGGAACCGATCATTTTACAGGATGTCCTCGTAAGTACTGGTTCTGATTTATCCTTGGAACAGTTGCGCAATAAAATATCGGTTCAAACAGAAGCTGATTCGCTTGTTTTCGGTGTGACCGTGACCGATGAAAATCCTTATACGGCCGCAGAGTTGGCAAATGCGACTGCCAGTTCATTCGAGCAAAAAATCGGCAGCATCCTGGACGTGAACAGCGTTACGATCTTGTCCCAAGCGGTCGTAAATACGAATGCCGTTTCACCGAATACACCTATGAATTTGGTGTTGGGGCTGCTGGTCGGCATGATGATTGGTGTTGGTTTGGCCTTCTTGTCCGAGTTCATGGATAAAACCGTAAAGGACGAAAAATTCATCGAGCAATTGGGCTGGTCGAATTTAGGGTCCGTTTTGCAGATGTCCGAAGAAGAGTTGACGGCTACCCGTTTTGTACAAGCAACATCTGATGTAAAATCGCGCAAAGCTAAAAGACGCATATAG
- a CDS encoding CpsD/CapB family tyrosine-protein kinase produces the protein MFRRKKSQPLQQSAAITMALPSAAISEQFRVLRTNIRFSMVDTCLRSLAITSASNNVGKSTVAINLAITIAQQGKRVLLADCDFRRPTIHEHFALPNVHGLTDLLNNPTGVVQDYVQATRLADLSVLTGGPTPPNPAELLSSRRMLHLEKEFEEQFDLIIYDTPPLLGFADAQIVAGRAEGTIFVVQHGVSTKADTEKASEALNRVNANVLGAVYNRVPVNAEDANRHHYYQNYYQNKS, from the coding sequence ATGTTCAGAAGAAAAAAAAGTCAACCATTGCAGCAAAGCGCTGCCATCACCATGGCGTTGCCGTCTGCTGCCATCTCTGAGCAGTTCCGTGTGCTTCGGACGAACATCCGTTTCTCCATGGTGGACACTTGTCTCCGTTCGCTTGCGATTACTTCGGCAAGCAATAATGTCGGCAAGTCAACTGTCGCCATCAACTTGGCAATCACAATCGCCCAACAAGGAAAACGTGTCTTGTTGGCCGACTGTGATTTCAGGCGACCGACCATCCATGAACATTTCGCTCTTCCTAATGTGCATGGGCTGACGGACTTATTGAACAATCCGACAGGCGTTGTTCAGGATTATGTGCAAGCCACTAGATTGGCCGACTTGTCGGTCTTAACAGGCGGTCCTACGCCGCCAAATCCGGCAGAATTGCTTTCCAGCAGACGGATGCTCCATTTGGAGAAGGAATTTGAGGAGCAATTCGACCTTATCATTTATGATACGCCGCCTCTTTTAGGGTTTGCGGATGCGCAGATTGTGGCTGGGCGTGCGGAGGGTACCATCTTTGTTGTTCAACATGGGGTTTCGACCAAGGCGGATACGGAGAAGGCCTCTGAAGCTTTAAATCGGGTGAATGCTAATGTCTTGGGCGCAGTCTACAACCGCGTACCGGTCAATGCGGAAGATGCAAACCGTCACCATTATTATCAAAATTATTATCAAAACAAAAGTTAA
- a CDS encoding Wzz/FepE/Etk N-terminal domain-containing protein, with protein sequence MEEEISLGEIFAILKQRIFLITILAFLGLSVSALYTFYAVTPTYSAITQMLVNHKSDTLSEIRLEDINTNVQMISTYKDIIKGPVILEEVQEKLEPNYSVGELANMVSISSNTDSQVFSLTVTTKSPTEAATIANEIAATFQTSIGKIMNVENVTVISEATVNSNPISPNVPMNLVLGLLVGGMLGVGIAFLQTFMDNTLKDSQFISQKIGWLDLGVVSEIKKEEFTAITQFNELETAKDRIGG encoded by the coding sequence ATGGAAGAAGAAATTTCATTAGGCGAGATATTCGCAATCCTGAAACAGCGTATTTTTTTAATTACTATTTTGGCATTTTTGGGGCTTTCGGTTTCAGCTTTGTACACTTTTTATGCGGTGACCCCGACTTATAGCGCAATAACCCAAATGTTGGTGAATCATAAGTCTGATACACTCAGTGAAATTCGACTTGAGGACATCAATACGAATGTGCAGATGATCAGTACATACAAAGACATCATCAAAGGGCCAGTGATATTGGAAGAAGTCCAAGAAAAATTGGAGCCCAACTACAGCGTTGGAGAATTAGCCAATATGGTATCCATCAGCTCGAACACAGATTCACAGGTATTTTCTTTGACAGTCACCACGAAGAGTCCGACTGAAGCAGCAACCATCGCAAATGAGATTGCAGCTACCTTCCAAACAAGCATCGGAAAAATCATGAACGTCGAAAACGTCACGGTTATTTCGGAAGCCACCGTCAATTCCAATCCAATCTCGCCGAACGTGCCAATGAATCTGGTGCTAGGGTTGTTGGTAGGGGGCATGCTTGGTGTAGGCATCGCCTTCTTGCAAACTTTCATGGACAATACGTTGAAAGACAGCCAATTCATTTCGCAGAAGATCGGCTGGCTGGACCTCGGCGTCGTATCAGAGATAAAAAAGGAAGAATTCACAGCAATAACCCAGTTTAATGAGTTGGAAACGGCAAAAGATCGAATCGGAGGCTAA
- the map gene encoding type I methionyl aminopeptidase produces MITLKSEREIQAMEESGAILAGVHEELRGFIKPGLTTMEINNFVQSRIEAAGAICEQIGFEGYEFATCTSVNDEICHGFPGKYVLKDGDLIKVDTVVNYKGAMSDSCWSYVVGEATPEVKRLMEVTEKALYLGIEQARAGNRVGDIGHAIQTYVEGEGFSVVREFIGHGIGPTMHESPSIPHYGEAGKGLRLKEGMTITIEPMVNTGAWKSKMDDNGWTARTKDGGLSCQFEHTIAITKEGAKILTQQK; encoded by the coding sequence ATGATAACTTTAAAATCTGAACGCGAAATTCAAGCTATGGAAGAGTCTGGAGCGATTTTGGCGGGTGTCCATGAGGAATTGCGCGGTTTCATCAAGCCGGGCTTGACTACGATGGAGATCAATAACTTTGTGCAATCACGCATCGAAGCGGCGGGCGCCATCTGTGAGCAAATCGGTTTCGAAGGGTACGAATTTGCGACTTGTACGAGCGTCAACGACGAAATTTGCCACGGCTTCCCGGGCAAGTATGTATTGAAGGATGGTGATTTGATCAAGGTCGATACGGTCGTGAACTACAAAGGTGCCATGTCCGATTCATGCTGGAGCTATGTGGTCGGCGAGGCTACACCGGAAGTCAAACGTCTGATGGAAGTGACTGAAAAAGCACTGTACCTAGGGATCGAGCAGGCGAGAGCAGGCAACCGTGTCGGTGACATCGGCCATGCGATCCAAACGTATGTAGAAGGCGAAGGTTTCTCTGTCGTCCGCGAGTTCATCGGTCATGGCATCGGACCCACGATGCACGAAAGTCCGTCCATTCCGCATTACGGAGAAGCCGGTAAAGGTCTGCGCCTGAAGGAAGGTATGACCATCACGATCGAGCCGATGGTCAACACAGGAGCTTGGAAGTCAAAAATGGACGACAATGGCTGGACTGCCCGTACAAAAGACGGCGGTTTGAGCTGCCAATTCGAGCATACGATCGCCATCACCAAAGAAGGCGCGAAAATATTGACGCAACAAAAATAA
- a CDS encoding CpsD/CapB family tyrosine-protein kinase, whose translation MVEATKKKTKKTKKTSRTHGLITLAMPNSPVSEQFRTLRTNIQFSMIDKKLKSLAVLSATPAAGKSTVAANLAVTFALQGNQVLLVECDLRRPSVHREFGILNNEGLTNLLANHVGKGIDDYLHTSEVPGLSILTGGPVPPNPAELLSSNRMKQLEMDVAERFDLVIYDTPPLLGFTDGQILSGRVDGTIFVVHFGEDMKEDVLKAADSLQMVNANVLGVVYNRAPGGQKEHSYYYGYQDEE comes from the coding sequence ATGGTGGAGGCAACAAAAAAGAAAACCAAAAAAACGAAAAAGACGAGTCGCACGCATGGCCTCATCACCTTGGCCATGCCGAACTCCCCAGTCTCGGAACAGTTCCGGACGCTCAGAACCAACATCCAATTTTCGATGATTGATAAAAAGCTGAAGTCGTTGGCTGTCCTCTCAGCTACGCCGGCGGCCGGCAAGTCAACTGTGGCCGCGAACTTGGCGGTGACTTTTGCTTTGCAAGGAAACCAAGTTCTGTTGGTGGAATGCGATTTACGTAGGCCATCTGTTCACCGTGAATTCGGAATACTCAACAACGAAGGCCTGACGAATTTGTTGGCCAATCATGTCGGCAAGGGTATTGATGATTATCTGCATACCTCTGAAGTTCCGGGACTGTCCATCCTGACTGGCGGACCGGTGCCGCCGAATCCGGCAGAATTATTGTCCAGCAATCGGATGAAGCAACTGGAAATGGATGTAGCGGAACGGTTTGATCTGGTGATCTATGATACACCGCCATTGTTGGGTTTCACCGATGGACAAATCTTGTCCGGCCGGGTTGACGGTACCATCTTCGTCGTGCACTTTGGTGAGGACATGAAAGAGGATGTCTTGAAGGCCGCGGATTCGTTGCAGATGGTCAATGCCAACGTGCTGGGCGTCGTCTACAACCGTGCTCCAGGCGGCCAAAAAGAGCACAGCTATTATTATGGCTACCAAGATGAAGAATGA
- a CDS encoding Wzz/FepE/Etk N-terminal domain-containing protein: MKEEVSLRDLTALIRQRLGMIISIGIVGLLLAATYTFLVVTPLYEARTQLLVNRADAMDGLVLNDIDSNVQMINTYKDIIKGPVILGNVKDRLELKYTDEELADMVFISANEDSQVFSLAVTSPDPEEAASIANEIAATFQINVLEIMNIENVKIISVAVADSEPISPNILNNLLIGLGVGLLAGFGAAMMRYAMAKTIDDQKYIIQTIGWPNLGAISELSKEEKTAIANMQKQKAAAAKALNEAELPIVSESSEAATMTKMKRIPDEKPSFISEQVPAEEQVHSVIAAIPGKNDVPKIKPKQQSSAHASTSRERLVTVADMTKEKIDVILQNSDVSQTMDVGNKRGKR; the protein is encoded by the coding sequence ATGAAAGAAGAAGTTTCTTTGAGGGACCTAACAGCATTAATCAGACAGAGATTGGGGATGATCATCAGCATCGGTATCGTGGGTCTGTTGCTTGCGGCAACTTACACTTTTTTGGTGGTGACGCCTTTGTACGAAGCGAGGACGCAACTATTGGTTAATCGTGCGGATGCCATGGATGGCCTGGTGCTGAATGACATCGATTCGAATGTGCAGATGATCAACACCTACAAAGACATCATCAAGGGTCCTGTAATTCTGGGCAACGTCAAAGACCGTTTGGAACTCAAGTATACTGATGAAGAATTGGCCGACATGGTTTTCATCAGCGCCAATGAAGATTCACAGGTTTTCTCCTTGGCGGTCACTTCCCCCGATCCGGAGGAAGCTGCCTCGATAGCCAACGAAATCGCGGCCACATTTCAGATTAATGTCTTAGAGATCATGAACATCGAAAACGTGAAAATCATCTCCGTGGCAGTAGCGGACAGCGAACCGATATCCCCTAACATCCTGAACAATCTCTTGATTGGTTTGGGTGTCGGGCTTTTGGCCGGTTTTGGAGCAGCGATGATGCGTTATGCGATGGCGAAGACCATTGATGATCAGAAGTATATTATTCAAACAATCGGTTGGCCGAATCTAGGAGCCATTTCCGAACTCAGCAAAGAAGAAAAAACGGCAATCGCGAACATGCAGAAACAAAAAGCGGCAGCAGCGAAAGCGCTCAATGAAGCGGAGCTGCCGATCGTTTCCGAATCTTCCGAAGCTGCAACAATGACAAAGATGAAACGGATACCTGATGAAAAACCATCTTTCATATCCGAACAAGTACCAGCAGAAGAGCAAGTGCATTCTGTCATCGCAGCGATACCGGGAAAAAATGACGTACCTAAGATAAAGCCAAAACAACAGTCTTCTGCACATGCAAGTACGAGCCGTGAGCGGCTTGTGACCGTAGCGGACATGACCAAAGAAAAAATCGACGTCATCCTTCAGAATAGTGACGTCAGCCAGACCATGGATGTCGGCAACAAAAGGGGGAAGCGATGA
- a CDS encoding DegT/DnrJ/EryC1/StrS family aminotransferase, whose protein sequence is MSGLEMAYIEEAFDTNWIAPLGPNVTGFEQEICAYTGARYADALSSGTAAIHMGLMYLGVGKGDVVFCPSLTFSASANPIIYQGATPVFIDSERESWNMSPQALEKAFDKYPHPKAIVVVNLYGQSADFDRIKAIADAHGVPILEDAAESLGATYKGKQTGTIGAIGIYSFNGNKIITTSGGGMLVANEKCVIDKVTFWATQAKENAPYYQHKEIGYNYRMSNVVAGIGRGQLKVIDQRIAKKKYIFEYYKEAFRDLDELEMMPIAPYGDPNYWLSCATINPECELRPKALLDYLAAKNIEGRAIWKPMHLQPVFKGLPFFNHNPEEPSVSEDIFSRGFCLPSDTKMTDADLDRIVTRINWFFGSASSRY, encoded by the coding sequence ATGTCCGGATTGGAAATGGCATACATCGAAGAGGCATTTGACACTAACTGGATCGCACCGCTGGGGCCGAATGTCACCGGTTTTGAGCAGGAAATCTGCGCTTATACTGGTGCGCGTTATGCGGATGCACTGTCTTCCGGAACGGCCGCCATCCATATGGGCTTGATGTATTTGGGCGTCGGGAAAGGTGACGTTGTCTTCTGCCCCTCCTTGACTTTCTCTGCATCCGCCAATCCGATCATCTATCAGGGTGCCACACCGGTCTTCATCGATTCGGAGCGCGAATCCTGGAACATGTCCCCGCAAGCGTTGGAGAAGGCTTTTGACAAGTATCCTCATCCCAAAGCGATTGTTGTCGTGAATCTGTATGGCCAATCCGCTGATTTCGATCGAATCAAGGCCATCGCGGATGCGCACGGCGTTCCGATTCTGGAGGATGCAGCCGAAAGTTTAGGCGCTACCTACAAAGGCAAGCAGACCGGCACAATCGGCGCTATCGGCATCTACTCCTTCAACGGTAACAAAATCATCACGACGTCCGGCGGGGGGATGCTGGTGGCGAACGAAAAGTGCGTCATCGACAAGGTGACGTTCTGGGCGACACAGGCGAAGGAAAACGCCCCTTATTATCAGCACAAGGAAATCGGCTATAATTATCGGATGAGCAATGTCGTGGCAGGCATCGGCCGTGGCCAACTGAAGGTGATCGATCAGCGCATCGCCAAAAAGAAATATATTTTTGAATACTACAAAGAAGCTTTCCGCGATTTAGATGAGTTGGAGATGATGCCGATTGCGCCTTACGGTGATCCAAACTATTGGCTCAGCTGCGCGACCATCAATCCAGAATGCGAGTTGCGTCCGAAGGCTTTGCTCGATTATCTCGCGGCGAAGAACATCGAAGGCAGGGCAATCTGGAAGCCGATGCATCTGCAACCAGTATTTAAAGGTTTACCGTTTTTCAACCACAACCCTGAAGAACCGAGTGTTTCGGAGGATATCTTTTCGCGCGGCTTTTGCCTGCCGTCGGACACGAAGATGACGGATGCCGATCTGGATCGGATCGTGACGCGTATCAATTGGTTCTTCGGATCGGCATCATCGCGTTATTGA